A portion of the Melitaea cinxia chromosome 1, ilMelCinx1.1, whole genome shotgun sequence genome contains these proteins:
- the LOC123669782 gene encoding zinc finger protein 480-like, which yields MSAKLIVHKFGTEDNFQTLRINIEENDKAMFGTWYNGSEELKRKEKEKPRLIVKVVSEENTSNIDLDSCAKNQVPGKLNIDIKSEISKMNSRTIETKEKNVQKSDTETFDINNRDCLINPLEYSLEKVKENNARIMENIHMLNRALNYTKKKEILGVINPKLLRSYPCDECGKCFVYETGLRRHHSIRHTSLDNQQRWQFVWTCTECFQVWPRQDLALKHASQCCKSDDTEHVREIKASSLLQCEFCEKVFTNIPRLLRHLKMHNVIKNYECNACNLAFSCYKTAEQHWLSCLWLKIYYQFSLPKLLLCNACDRKFRNYDQLYNHRYKVSHFIPKTSVNEDNCVFITTLVFQCEICGQWFNAISQIQDHRNKYHPHFNGGYLYNTDYPVTAEA from the exons ATGTCAGCAAAATTAATAGTTCATAAATTTGGAACAGAGGATAATTTTCAGACATTACGAATAAATATTGAAGAAAATGATAAAGCTATGTTTGGTACATGGTATAACGGCTCGGAAGAACTTAAAAGGAAAGAGAAAGAAAAGCCACGTTTAATCGTGAAAGTTGTTTCCGAAGAGAATACAAGTAACATAGATCTAGATTCATGTGCAAAGAAT CAAGTTCCCGGAAAACTTAACATTGACATAAAAtctgaaatatcaaaaatgaATTCTAGAACAATAGAAACAAAGGAAAAGAATGTGCAAAAAAGTGATACAGAAACATTTGATATCAATAATCGAGATTGCCTAATAAATCCGCTTGAATATAGTTTAGAgaaagtaaaagaaaacaaCGCTCGAATAATGGAAAATATACACATGCTTAATAGAGctttaaattacacaaaaaagaaaGAGATATTGGGCGTAATTAATCCAAAACTATTGCGCTCATATCCTTGTGACGAATGTGGTAAATGTTTCGTGTATGAAACTGGTCTTCGTCGACATCATTCCATAAGACATACCAGTTTAGATAATCAACAACGTTGGCAGTTTGTCTGGACTTGCACTGAGTGTTTTCAGGTGTGGCCACGACAAGACCTCGCCTTAAAACACGCGAGTCAATGTTGTAAATCAGATGACACAGAACATGTCAGAGAAATAAAGGCTTCTTCATTATTACAATGCGAATTCTGTGAGAAAGTTTTTACGAATATACCTAGGCTACTTAGACATTTAAAGATGCACAATGTTATAAAGAATTACGAGTGTAACGCTTGTAATTTAGCATTCTCATGTTACAAGACAGCAGAACAACATTGGCTTTCATGTTTAtggttgaaaatatattatcagtTTTCTTTACCAAAACTACTTCTTTGTAATGCTTGTGATAGAAAATTTAGAAATTATGACCAGTTATACAATCATAG GTACAAAGTCAGTCACTTTATACCAAAAACATCTGTGAATGAGGACAACTGTGTATTTATAACTACACTAGTCTTTCAATGTGAAATATGTGGACAGTGGTTTAATGCTATATCTCAAATACAAGATCACAGAAATAAGTACCATCCTCATTTCAATGGCGGATATCTATACAATAct